In Gemmatimonadaceae bacterium, the sequence GCCGAGCAGATCGCGCATCGCCGAGCGCGTGAGCACCCGGAGCGAGGTGGACTGCGCCAGGTCGGTGCGCAGCGCTTCGGCCACCGTGCCGCCTAACGTGGAGTCTCCCTCCGGTGACCCGAAGTCGGCCACCATGACCACTTCGCCTTCGCCAAACGCACCACTGCCGCGCAGCGATGCCATGGGCCCGATACCCAGGGCGCGCAGCACCATGTATCCCACCACCAACACGGCAAACGATCCGACCGCGATCCCTCCGCCCAACCAGGTGCGCCGCCACGAGAGGTGCGGGCTGGCCCGGGCAGCGAGGGTCGCCATCGTGCCCCTTGGTGCGGCACTCCCCGGTGTGACGGTGAACATGCGGTGCGTCGTGCGCTGGGCAAAGGCGGTGAGCGCAATCACGGGCAGCCCGGCCAGCATGACGCCCACGGAGCCCGGCAGCACCCAGTCCGGAAGCCCGACCACGCTGGTGGCGGCCCAGGCCGTGATCGCCACGAACGCCGCGGCCGCCGCCCACAGCCCGATCGCCCTGCCTAACGGCATGCGCCCACCGGTGAGGATGGCGGGGGCCGCGGTGCTGCCCCCGCCCGTCGTGATCGCCTCCAGGAGCCGAGCCACGTCCCGTGCTTCCGCCGGCCGACGCTCCGGATCCTTCTCGAGGCACGACATCACCAGCTCCGCGAGCGACGACGGGCAGTCGGGTCGCACGCCCAGCAGACTGTGGGGCGTCTCTCCCAGGTGGGCGGCGAGCAGCTTCGAGGGCGTCGTCGCCTGAAAGGGAGGCCTGCCGGCAATCAGCTCGTAGGCCATCGCGCCGAACGCGTACAGGTCCGCGCGGTGATCGGTATTCGGGTCGCCCACGGCCTGCTCGGGCGCCATGTAGGCCGGCGTGCCTAACGCCATCCCGGCCTGCGTCAGGGCCGTACTCCGCACTTCGGCCGTCGTTCGGCTCGCGGAGATGGCCTTGGCGATCCCGAAGTCGGTGACCGTGGCGCTGCCCGCTGACAGGAGCACGTTGTCGGGTTTGATGTCCCGGTGTACGACGCCGTGCGTGTGCGCGTAGGCGAGCGCGCGGGCCACGTCGCGCAGGATGCTGACGATCTCGGTGATCCCGAGCGGGCCGCGTTCGAGTCGATGTCGGAGCGAGTCGCCATCGACGTAGGGCATGGAGAACCACGGGAGGCCGTCGGCGACTCCGGCCGTGAGCACCGGCACGACGTGCGGATGCTGCAGCTGTGCGGCAAGCAGCACTTCGCGCCGGAACCGCTCGATCGAGAGACCGGCGAGCAATTCGGGCGCGAGGATCTTGACGACGACGCGGCGATTGAGTGCCGTTTCGCGGGCGAGATAGGTGCGGGACATGCCACCGCCTCCGAGTTCGCGCTCGAAGACGTATTGGCCGGCCAGGGTCGACTCCAACGAGGCCCGCAGCGGGTCCATTTCACAGGGGTGGAGGGCGCGCGAACACTGCTGATCGAGCGTCGAAAGGGCAATGCCCGAGTTCGCCGCTGTGGTCCCGATTCGCCCGCGCGGGCGTGAGGCGCTCGTCGCCCGGACGGCCGAGGGGCGGGCGCTTCGGCTCGCCCTTGGCCCGCACGCGCGCACCCACAGGATCCATGCGATGGGCACCTCCGGTGCCCGCGCCCCTGCCCGCACGCACGCACCCACGCACCCACGCACCCACACGATGACGACGCCGGCGCGGGCCGGCCGCACGAATCCCGTCCCATCCACCGTCGCCACCGTGGGTGACCCACCCACCCACGACCATGCCGGCCTCAGCGCGCGACGCGCGTCGGCATCGGCGTCGAGCCGATGGTGCCGGTTCCTGACTCACCCGAGTTGTTGACTCGGACAGCACGAGGATGCGTGGCCGGCTTCGATCCTTTCACACGTTGCGCGGACGCAGGAAGCGGCTTGCCACCGAACCGCGCGTACCGGCCGACGCTCCGGCTAGCGATCGAGCGCTGCGGGACCCCGCCCGAGTTCCTCGGCCGCCGCTCGATACTTCGCCGCCTGTTCCCCGGCGCCGACGCGTGCGCCGAGGGCCGCCGCGTTCTCGAGGCACACGCGAAATCCACCCGCGGTCACGGCGTCGGCAAAGATCCCGGGCGGCGCATCGTCGAGTGCGCTGAGCGCCAGTGAGAGCCACCGCCACCCGCCAGGAGCATCGCCGGCCGCGGCGATGGTACGCGCTTCCGCACACACCGCGTCCAGGCTTCGCTCCGTCGGTACGTTTGTCTGGTATCCGAGCACGTCACGCAGTGCAACGAGTGCGCCGGCCGCGTCGCCGCGCAGAACCATCAGCTGCGCATCGAGCAGGTAATCTCCGGTTGCGCTGAGGTTGCGCACGATCTCTGGCACGACCGTGGGAAACGAAAGGGTAGCCGCAAAGCCCGGACCCTCGACGAGCCAGTTGCCCGTCGCTCCCCCATCCACCCGACCGTGCTCCTCGACCAGGCGACGGATCAGCGTCGTGATGGTGTCCGCGGGCTCCTGCAGTGCCGAGTACATGATCAACAAGTCCGTATCGCGATCGAGCGGTCGCGGGGTGCGCGCGCGAATCCACTGATCCGCCTCCGATACGCGGCCCCTCAGCAGTGCCAGGCTCGCGAGAATCGCCCGATCGACGGACTGGATGGGCGCGAAGCGCTCGAGCAAGGAGTCGGACAGGGCACGCGCGTAAGGCAGTCGCGTGCCGTCGCTGACACCACGCTTGATGAGCATTCTCACCTGAGCCGCACCGGTCACCAGCTGCTGGCTGGGCGACAACGCGGCTTTGCGGGCTGCCCTGATGCTCTCGAACATGCGTTCGTCGCGCTGCATCTCGAAGGCAATCGATCGGGCGAGGAGCGCATCGCTGCTCGACGGATACGCGGCGACCCACGACGCCGTCAGGCTGTCGAACATGCGCCGCTGCCATGACACGGCCTGTCCGTGCGTCCGGGGAAGAATGTCTGAACGGCCGCGTCGCAACGTTTCGCTCGGGATGGCCACCAGGTATAGCGAGTCGCGCGCCATGGCCGGCACGCCGGCGTAGCGGCGCCCAGAGGCGTCACGACCTTCGACGATGGCGTTCATGGAGGTCAGCATGAACCGGCGAACCAACTCGAACGACCGATTGCCGAGGGCCGGGTTCGCGGGCACCAGCTCGAGGGCCCGTCGGTAGGCATCCAGCGCGGCGTGATGGCTCGCTCGAAAGCGCGGGCGGCTGGTCTCGCCAATGACCAGCCGGTCGCTGCGCAGGCACCATGCGTAGCCCAACCACGCTTCGTATGCGCCCGACAGGCTGTCGGCCAGGTGTCGCCAGATCGGACACGCGCGCACGACGTCGGAGCGCGCCTGGAGCAGAAGTGGCCTGAGATATGCTATGTCTCGGCGACTGAGCCGCTTCGGAAACTGCTGCGCGCGCGTGAGAAGGAATGACCACTCGGGCAATGGCCTGTCGGACCACGATCGTACCTGGGCGAGCCTGAGCGCGGCGCCCGCGAGGCCCGGGTCATGGGTCAGGGCCAGCGCGAACATGGAGTCCGCGGTGGTGACATCCAGCGTCTCCAACGCGGCAATGCCGGCGGCGTACGCGAGCCCGGTGGGGTAGGACGTGATGCCAGCGCCGCGCGCGGACTCGGCGAGGAGGAGTTGCGCGACCATCCTGGACGGAAGGCTGTCATCGATGGCGCTGGACGTTGCGATGAGCGGCTGCTCGATATAGCGCACCAGTCGCGGCGGACGAACCTGCCAGAGGCGCGCGATGACCCTGGCGCCGTCATGCAGGGAGTCGACCTCCCCTGTCACGACGAGATCCGCGCGAAGTCGTCGGCCCAGTTCCTGGATGCCGCCATCCGGGATGGCGAGCTGACCGGCCACTGTCCCGCCGACGACGTCGAGCCCCTGCCAGGCGTACAGGGCATCGCGAATCCGTGCTTCGATGTTGGGAGCGACACTCGCGCCGCGACGTTCGAAGCGCGTGACCGCAACACGCGTCGTGGGCGCGGCAGCGACCGAAGGCTCCGAACGCGGTCGTGCTGCGCGCGCCATGAGGACGATGCCCACCAACGCACCAATGCTCGCCACGGCCGCGATCCGTGGCGCGGTGACCCACGGTCGCGGACTCCGCGCACCGAGGGTATTGCTGACGGCCCGAAAGGCGTCGCGGGCGTCTGCCGCCGTGGCCCACCGATGCGCAGGATCGAGATGGAGACATTTCTCCACGGCCTCGCTCAGCGCGCTCGCGACATCGCCTCGGCGACTGCGCACCGTCGGCAGGTTCCCCTCGAGCCGCTTGAGCAGTGAGCCCGGGCCGGTCGCCTTGCCGTACGGCAGCTCACCGGTAAGCGCCTCGAAGAGCGCGACCCCGAGGCTGTACAAATCGCTCCGTCCATCGAGGTGGCGCCCGCCGGCGAGTTGCTCAGGGCTCGCGTAGGCCGCGGTGCCCGGCGGCCCCATGCTGGAGCGCGTGGGTCGATCGTCTCCTGTCAGTTCTGTCCAACGTGCCACGCCAAAATCCGCCAACCACGCGTTGCCGGCCAGGTCGAACATGATGTTGCTTGGCTTGACGTCGCGATGGACGATGTGTCGGCTGTGCGCATAGTCGAGTGCGTCGCACATCTCGCTGGCCATGCGCGCGGCGACGCGCACGTCGAGCCGTCCGGCGCGCATGCGCCTGGCGAGCGTTTCTCCCTCGACGTACGGCATGACGAGGTATGGGCGCCCGTTCCATACTCCCGTGTCGAACATCGGCACGATGTGCGGGTGCCGGAGGTTCGCCATGACGCGAACCTCCTGGGAGAAACGCACCCGCGCGTCCGACGTGGTGCTGTCGTCGCGAAGCACCTTGACGGCGACCAGGCGCTCGGCGGCCACCTCTCCGGCGGCCTCCTTGGCCAGGTAGACCGTGGCGAAGCCGCCGGAGCCCAACTCCCGCAGGATCTCGTACTTGCCCCCGATCCAATGCGCTTCGGATGCGCTCATCGCCCCCCCTGTCGGTCGTGGGGGAATAACCTACGCCAACCGGGACGCCCAGGCGACGCCCAGCTCGAATGGCTAGAGCTCTGGAGTACAGCACCCGTACGGACATCGCAGCCACAGCCCTTCGTCCATGGGATCCCATGCGAAACGCGTGACCCACTCGCCGCTGGAGGAGTGCGCGCACGCCGCGACCACCGTGGTCGGGTCGTGCCTGAAGCGTGCCCACGTTCGAACGCCGTTGTTGTGAGGGCAAGGCGTGACGCCCGTGGTGAGCGGGCACGTCTGGTTCGCGGCGGCTCCGTCCACGCACATCTGCACGATGTTCTCGCCGAGCCTCCATCCCCGAGCCAGGTACTTGGCGGGGGGATTCACGTTCCCTTCGACCACGAGCGCGGCGACATCGAGGAACGATCCGGGAGCGTTCTTGAAGTCCTCCATCTGGGTTCGCTTGAGCGGGTGGATGCGCGCGAACACGCCCGAGGGTCGGAGTTGCGTTTGTCCGCTGGCGTCCACATAGGTGTCCGCCAGCATCTGCCGATCGTACCAGCCCTTCATCTTCCTCGTCTTCTTGACCTCATTGTCGGTGCTGTTGTGCGAGCCAGGCGGTTCGGAGTCGGCGCTGTTGCGTTCCTTGAGTTCGCACCAGAACGCGCCGCAGCGCACCCCGATCTGCTGCTTGTTCCCTGCCCACTCGAATCGCACGGCCCACGGGAGCTCGGCGGCGGTGAGCACGTTGTCAAAGTCACCGGGCGGCACGCGTCGGGCCGAAAGCTCCACTGCACCCGGCGAGCCCGCGGCCGCCTGCGACGTCATGCTGGCGTCGTCATTGCATCGCTTGCCAGGCTTTGGGGGCATCGTGTAGGCGACCGGGCCGGTGGTCGTCAATCCGAAGTACATGCAGAAGGCGTCGCCAATGAATCCAAGCGGCGGATAGTTGAGGGTTGCGCGCACGCTCGACGCGGAGGCAATCCAATACACCTTCCCGACATTTGTTGTGTAGGTCGCCTCGGGCCACTTTTTGTCGCTCTGGAAGAGGAGGATTTCCGGGCCATAGGTATTGCCCGCTGGCATGACCATCCGTTGGTGGTCGCCGTTCACCACCGCCGGATCAGCTCCGAACGCCGCGAGCACAAGATTCGCGCGCTGAAGGGGTCCGTAGCCTTTCCGAGCCAGGTTCTCCTGCACGGCGCGGCGCATCCTGCGAAGCGCCTCCTCACTTGCGCCGAGTCCTCTGACGTCTTCGGCGGTAAGCGGGGTCAGGTTGGTCGCCTCCTCGACGGCGTGCAGCCGTGGGTCATTGGCATACTCCACCGCCACCGCGACGTCGATCTCCATCTCGGGATCGAGCGCAAACGCCTCGAGGTGCGTCAACGCCTCCGGCTGCGGTGCAGCGGCAGCGGTGGCCGCAGCCGAATCGACCGCCGCCTCCTGGCCTCCGCAGGCAACCACCAGAGCCACCAACCCGCTGCTGCAAAGTCGCACGCTCGCTCGCATGACCACGCCTCCAGGTATCGAGAGACCCACGCTGATTGCCGAACCGCACTCGCGGACGTGCACCGTCAGCTGCACGATGCACGCCCGCCCCCTCCCAACCCCGTGCCTACGGCAGGATGATGTCCGTCGTGCCGAAGTCCTGACACACCTGCTGCTGCCCCGGGTCGACGTAGCAGAGGAACCCATCCGTCGATCGCCGGGAGTACCACCGGATGTTGCCCGCCACGTCGATGGCTTGTACCTGCAACACCCACTGCCCACGTGCCGCCAGGGACGAGAACGTGATCGTGCATTGCCACGTGCCGTTCGTCGGCGTGCCGCTGAAACGCGCCGGGAAGCACTCCTGGAACTGCGTGGTCTGCGTGCTCCAGTACTGCACCCGGAGGAAGTTCACGCCAGACAGATTGTCGATGACTCCAAGCGTGGTCGTTACATCCGGCCCGTTGCTCGCGATGTTTACCGTCTGCAGGTCAGGCGGCCGGGCATCGCCGGTGCTTGTGA encodes:
- a CDS encoding protein kinase; translated protein: MSASEAHWIGGKYEILRELGSGGFATVYLAKEAAGEVAAERLVAVKVLRDDSTTSDARVRFSQEVRVMANLRHPHIVPMFDTGVWNGRPYLVMPYVEGETLARRMRAGRLDVRVAARMASEMCDALDYAHSRHIVHRDVKPSNIMFDLAGNAWLADFGVARWTELTGDDRPTRSSMGPPGTAAYASPEQLAGGRHLDGRSDLYSLGVALFEALTGELPYGKATGPGSLLKRLEGNLPTVRSRRGDVASALSEAVEKCLHLDPAHRWATAADARDAFRAVSNTLGARSPRPWVTAPRIAAVASIGALVGIVLMARAARPRSEPSVAAAPTTRVAVTRFERRGASVAPNIEARIRDALYAWQGLDVVGGTVAGQLAIPDGGIQELGRRLRADLVVTGEVDSLHDGARVIARLWQVRPPRLVRYIEQPLIATSSAIDDSLPSRMVAQLLLAESARGAGITSYPTGLAYAAGIAALETLDVTTADSMFALALTHDPGLAGAALRLAQVRSWSDRPLPEWSFLLTRAQQFPKRLSRRDIAYLRPLLLQARSDVVRACPIWRHLADSLSGAYEAWLGYAWCLRSDRLVIGETSRPRFRASHHAALDAYRRALELVPANPALGNRSFELVRRFMLTSMNAIVEGRDASGRRYAGVPAMARDSLYLVAIPSETLRRGRSDILPRTHGQAVSWQRRMFDSLTASWVAAYPSSSDALLARSIAFEMQRDERMFESIRAARKAALSPSQQLVTGAAQVRMLIKRGVSDGTRLPYARALSDSLLERFAPIQSVDRAILASLALLRGRVSEADQWIRARTPRPLDRDTDLLIMYSALQEPADTITTLIRRLVEEHGRVDGGATGNWLVEGPGFAATLSFPTVVPEIVRNLSATGDYLLDAQLMVLRGDAAGALVALRDVLGYQTNVPTERSLDAVCAEARTIAAAGDAPGGWRWLSLALSALDDAPPGIFADAVTAGGFRVCLENAAALGARVGAGEQAAKYRAAAEELGRGPAALDR